In Porites lutea chromosome 1, jaPorLute2.1, whole genome shotgun sequence, a single genomic region encodes these proteins:
- the LOC140940538 gene encoding uncharacterized protein, whose translation MKPSFAVIALLVCFLGVLVTTISSHGPFELASDNQEDESKLRVSEEALEGDRIDQEDEEEESEDVDDANEVDNSESVNAIPEADPVAWGRYGRKGRYGRYPHYGRYPRYGRYPRYGRYPRYGLYPRYGRYNKYRPHYRRYRYNPYRGRKHHG comes from the exons ATGAAGCCGTCTTTTGCAGTGATCGCTCTTCTCGTCTGTTTCCTTGGTGTTCTGGTGACAACTATTTCGTCACATGGGCCATTCGAATTGGCATCCGATAACCAGGAAGATGAAAGCAAATTACGTGTCTCTGAAGAAGCCCTAGAAGGTGACAGAATTGAtcaagaagacgaagaagaagaaagtgaagaTGTTGATGACGCAAATGAAGTGGATAATTCTGAaag TGTAAACGCTATACCAGAAGCTGACCCAGTGGCTTGGGGACGTTACGGCCGTAAGGGCCGTTACGGCCGTTACCCTCATTACGGCCGTTACCCTCGTTACGGCCGTTACCCTCGTTACGGCCGTTACCCTCGTTACGGCCTTTACCCTCGTTACGGCCGCTACAACAAGTACCGGCCTCACTATCGTCGCTATCGGTATAATCCTTATCGAGGACGAAAACACCATGGCTAA